A DNA window from Ranitomeya imitator isolate aRanImi1 chromosome 2, aRanImi1.pri, whole genome shotgun sequence contains the following coding sequences:
- the KCTD2 gene encoding BTB/POZ domain-containing protein KCTD2 isoform X1, which translates to MTEPQRDAAELVGARVTPHSLSIPGPRSGPPSPGLACPAPRSPRSPGQQEGTGGRTGGKWVRLNVGGTYFLSTKQTLCREPKSFLYRLCQEEPDLDSDKDETGAYLIDRDPTYFGPILNYLRHGKLILNKELAEEGVLEEAEFYNIASLVRLVKERIRDNENRTSQGPVKHVYRVLQCQEEELTQMVSTMSDGWKFEQLISIGSSYNYGNEDQAEFLCVVSRELNNSTNGLVIEPSEKAKILQERGSRM; encoded by the exons ATGACAGAACCACAGAGGGACGCAGCGGAGCTGGTGGGAGCCCGGGTGACCCCGCACAGCCTGAGCATCCCCGGACCCCGCAGCGGACCCCCGAGCCCCGGCCTCGCCTGCCCCGCACCCCGGAGCCCCCGCAGTCCTGGGCAGCAGGAGGGCACCGGCGGCAGAACGGGAGGGAAGTGGGTCCGCCTGAACGTGGGCGGCACGTACTTCCTGAGCACCAAGCAGACGCTGTGCCGGGAGCCCAAGTCCTTCCTGTACCGCCTGTGCCAGGAGGAGCCGGACCTGGACTCTGACAAG GATGAGACTGGTGCCTATCTCATTGATCGGGACCCTACCTACTTTGGCCCCATTCTGAATTATCTACGACATGGCAAGTTGATCCTTAATAAAGAGCTAGCTGAAGAAG GGGTCTTGGAAGAAGCAGAGTTTTATAACATTGCTTCCCTTGTGCGACTAGTGAAGGAACGGATTCGAGACAATGAAAATAGAACTTCACAG GGTCCAGTGAAGCATGTCTACAGAGTGTTACAGTGTCAAGAAGAAGAGCTGACACAGATGGTGTCCACCATGTCTGATGGTTGGAAGTTTGAGCAG CTTATCAGTATTGGATCTTCTTACAACTATGGCAATGAGGACCAAGCAGAATTCCTGTGTGTTGTGTCAAGGGAGCTGAATAACTCTACCAATGGACTGGTCATTGAGCCCAGTGAAAAGGCAAAG
- the LOC138665022 gene encoding protein HEXIM1-like gives MAEVGVQEPTLPCKSLAGGGSLLASQEDSGWQPRAEEERGECQRNPSTLACPVKEDQGVKVGDYPKPGQLGRDKSQQDEEWKELGKKRHRRRPSKKKRRWKPYNKLTWEEKKRLEERESQRASRMRAEMFAKGQPVAPYNTTQFLMEDHDQEEPDLCPPQRRGLASFPTLHANSFAKGDSTEEDAEEEDDGTGSDGIESDDGVEFLQKDFSETYEKYHVESLQDMSKQELIREYLELEKCMSRMEEENNRLRLKISTIQMAGTQDSQIRDLEMKLEKLKEEHRRLLWEREQVVADPSGR, from the coding sequence ATGGCAGAAGTAGGAGTTCAGGAGCCAACCCTGCCCTGCAAAAGTTTGGCAGGTGGGGGATCCCTGCTGGCCAGCCAAGAAGATAGTGGGTGGCAACCCAGAGcagaggaggagagaggggagTGCCAGAGAAATCCCTCCACCCTGGCCTGCCCTGTGAAAGAGGACCAAGGCGTCAAGGTGGGCGACTATCCCAAGCCCGGGCAGCTGGGCCGTGACAAATCCCAGCAAGACGAAGAGTGGAAAGAGCTGGGCAAGAAGAGGCATCGAAGGCGCCCGTCCAAGAAGAAGAGGAGGTGGAAGCCTTACAATAAGCTGACCTGGGAGGAGAAGAAGCGTCTGGAGGAGCGCGAGTCCCAGAGGGCATCCAGGATGAGGGCTGAAATGTTCGCCAAAGGGCAGCCGGTGGCCCCTTATAATACCACCCAGTTCCTGATGGAGGACCACGACCAGGAGGAACCTGACCTGTGCCCCCCTCAGCGGAGAGGTCTTGCTTCTTTCCCAACCCTCCATGCCAACTCTTTTGCCAAAGGGGACAGCACAGAGGAGGAtgcggaggaagaggatgatgggactGGTAGTGATGGCATCGAGAGTGATGATGGGGTTGAGTTTTTACAAAAGGACTTTTCTGAGACCTATGAGAAATACCATGTGGAAAGCTTGCAGGACATGAGCAAGCAGGAGCTGATCCGGGAGTACCTGGAGCTGGAGAAGTGCATGAGTCGTATGGAAGAAGAGAACAATCGCCTGAGGCTCAAGATCAGCACCATCCAGATGGCCGGCACCCAAGACTCCCAGATCCGGGACCTGGAGATGAAACTGGAGAAGCTGAAGGAAGAACACCGCCGCCTCCTGTGGGAGAGGGAGCAGGTGGTGGCAGATCCCTCAGGACGCTGA
- the KCTD2 gene encoding BTB/POZ domain-containing protein KCTD2 isoform X2, with amino-acid sequence MTEPQRDAAELVGARVTPHSLSIPGPRSPGQQEGTGGRTGGKWVRLNVGGTYFLSTKQTLCREPKSFLYRLCQEEPDLDSDKDETGAYLIDRDPTYFGPILNYLRHGKLILNKELAEEGVLEEAEFYNIASLVRLVKERIRDNENRTSQGPVKHVYRVLQCQEEELTQMVSTMSDGWKFEQLISIGSSYNYGNEDQAEFLCVVSRELNNSTNGLVIEPSEKAKILQERGSRM; translated from the exons ATGACAGAACCACAGAGGGACGCAGCGGAGCTGGTGGGAGCCCGGGTGACCCCGCACAGCCTGAGCATCCCCG GCCCCCGCAGTCCTGGGCAGCAGGAGGGCACCGGCGGCAGAACGGGAGGGAAGTGGGTCCGCCTGAACGTGGGCGGCACGTACTTCCTGAGCACCAAGCAGACGCTGTGCCGGGAGCCCAAGTCCTTCCTGTACCGCCTGTGCCAGGAGGAGCCGGACCTGGACTCTGACAAG GATGAGACTGGTGCCTATCTCATTGATCGGGACCCTACCTACTTTGGCCCCATTCTGAATTATCTACGACATGGCAAGTTGATCCTTAATAAAGAGCTAGCTGAAGAAG GGGTCTTGGAAGAAGCAGAGTTTTATAACATTGCTTCCCTTGTGCGACTAGTGAAGGAACGGATTCGAGACAATGAAAATAGAACTTCACAG GGTCCAGTGAAGCATGTCTACAGAGTGTTACAGTGTCAAGAAGAAGAGCTGACACAGATGGTGTCCACCATGTCTGATGGTTGGAAGTTTGAGCAG CTTATCAGTATTGGATCTTCTTACAACTATGGCAATGAGGACCAAGCAGAATTCCTGTGTGTTGTGTCAAGGGAGCTGAATAACTCTACCAATGGACTGGTCATTGAGCCCAGTGAAAAGGCAAAG